AGTCTCTTCATACACCAAACCGGAGCTGAGACACGGAGGGACTTATGCAGGAGGAATCCAGAGGCCGTAGCAGACTTATGTGTTGGACGCTGTTCCTAAATCCTTCAGCTGTACTAGATATGCAAGGTGACCCTTTTCATTGTTTCTTATTATTGTTGTCAGTGAATGCCCCAGTGGCATCGAGCTGCCCGCAGCACTCTCTCCTCCTCACTGGCTATGCATAAATACATGTACACAtactacttattttttttttccctccgtGTGCGGTTCGAGAATATTCCCCTCCCAGAGATGCAGATGTGCATTTATGGCGAGAGGCGAGAGCCGCCGCCGTCGGAGCTGCCACCCCGGCCCAGTCCCACTGGCGCCAGGAGAACCGCCACAGGATTTGCCTGTCCCTGCACCTCGCAGGACCGCGTCCCTGACACGCACGTTAGCATGAAAACCCCTCTCCCCGCTCCCCTGCCCGCAAGGGGCGCGGGCGGGTGGGTATGCGGATGCCTGGTAGCCCCGATTGGCGCTGATGGCCGCGGGGGGCAGCGCGGAGATGCCCGGACACCGCCTGAGCTTTCAACATTGCCTTTTTAgggcttcttttcctttcttctctgtgtttggttttgtttcgggtttggtttggtttttttttttttccttcctcctctctccttgcAGGGAGGCAACGGCGGCGGGAGCAAGCGGAGCCGCAGCGGTAcccacctcccccctcccccgtTCTGTCCCAGCGTATTTTTCCGGGCGGCGCTCGGCGCggctcctctgctcctcctccgGAGGCGGAGCGTTCGGCAGGCGGCAGCGGCCCGGCTGAGGcgcagccaggggagggggtGAGCCATGTCCCTGgctgagcggcggcggcgggaggaggaggaggagggggaaggtgaAGAAGGAGATGGGGCCGGTGCGGGGGAGGAGGTGGTGCAGATCCGTCTGGGGGACAAGTGCTACCCCGTGTGCAAGAGGAAGCTGATCGAGCAGAGTGACTACTTCCGAGCCCTGTACCGCTCGGGCATGcgggaggcagggcagggccaggAGGAACAGCTGCTTCGCGGCGGGCTGAGCGCGCTGGGACTGGAGCTGGTGCTGGACTTCATCAACACTTCCtgcctggacaggctggagcaggaggaggggggCGATGAGGAGCCGCCGCTACTGGAAGAACTGGTGGAGGCTGCTTCCTACCTGCAGGTTACCCCTTTGCTccgcctcctcctctcccaggtgAGGCTGGGCAACTGCTTCGAGCTGCACCGCCTGGCTCAGGTCTATGGCCTCCAGGACTTGCATGATGCCTGTCTGGACTTCATGGCCACCCATTACCATCAAGTGCTGCAGAGGCCCGATGCCCAGCCACACCTTCTCCTGCCCCATGCGCTCCAGCAGCACTTGAAGGAGAGGCGGATGAGGGGCACCGCCACTCTTGTGGCCATCGGGGACTTTGTGGGTGCCTCTCCCCTAGGCCTGCCTCCAGCCTGTGACCCTCAGGTGGAAGCTCCATGGTCTATGCTGAGGTATGATGAGGAAGCGGAGAGCTGGCTGCCTCTGGCCAACAGCCTGCCGCCAGATCTGGTGAATGTCCGAGGCTACGGCTCTGCGATGCTGGACAACTACCTATTCATTGTCGGGGGCTACAGGATCACCAGCCAGGAGATTTCGGCTGCCCATTGTTACAACCCTTGCCTAAATGAGTGGAGTCAGCTGGCTTCAATGAACCAGAAGAGGTAACCCTTCCCTGCTATACATGTCTGTCCATGTATAGAGTCAAAATAGACCCCACTGTGACACGTGGTGTTGACTAGGCCCAACATTACGAGAAGTGATTCAGACCTGTCTCTGTGCCATGAAACACCCACGTCTCTTGCATTGTGTAGTGAGAAGGACCACGATGCCTGGTGATGGCTTGACAGCATGTTGTTAGGCAGGCCTGGCAAAGCTAGGCTTTAGCAGCAACAGTCAGTTACACCGCCGCAGCACACCACTGCTGCCTCACTCCAGTTTATAGACTCCCTTTGTGGCGacggaggggtgaggggaggtaGGGCTTTGCTGTGTAGGTGCTGGAGTAAGGCCTCAGCTGTGGGAGAACATGAGCTAGGCGTTGGCAGATGAGGACTGCTGCGGCCCTCCACCACATGTGGTCATCCTCGATGTGTATTGGTGGTGGGCTCCCACTTTTCCTTGAAATTGTAGTATACAAGGAGACAGCCTTTCTGAACAACTCTCTTGCTGATAGTAGAAATTCTCTTTGAATTACcaaagtttgttttgttttgttttaaaaaggagataCAATTCGTCTACTACTTTGTGGCATATTTTAATTCCAGTACTGTAGATTACAAGTTTTCCTAGTGTTGTTGGGGATATACTCTATTAGAGCTGCAGACTACTGGAAAAATTTAGTTGAAACTGTTTTCTGTAAGTTTGTATTTTCATAAAAATCTGAGTTTTCATAGGCCTGGatttcagtgaaatatttaCCAGAAATATCTTGGGAAAATTGTGAGGAATTTCTCACTCTATAAGAATACTGGGATTCGTTCATCATTTCAaccattttgcttttttcctttatcctTTTGGTTGTTTGTTTGATGTTCATCTTTAAGTTAGTATTGAGGAAACACTTGTATAATTTGCATTTTTGAAGAGTAATAGAGAGCTAGGCTTGAGGTGGACTGGAGGAGACAGATCATGTCCCTCGCCAAGGTTGTGGCTGCCCTACCTTAATTACTCTGCAGAGCTATCAAAACAAAGCCTTTTAccactgaaacaaaatgtttcagttGTCTAACCTGAActtcattgtttaaaaaaagtgtttaaatttTGATCTTCCCTGTCTGAAAAGGAACAAGTAAGGAGGCTAAAATTCACTGTAGGATGGAAATTCTCTTCTCCATCCAGTAAATTCAAGGGGCATGCAGAGACCCAAACCATTGGCATACATGGTTTGTGTCTGGGGAGTAAAACTACAGTCTCTGTTCCAGTCTCTGTTGATCTCTTGCCAGCTTAAACTCCTCAAAACAAGGGATTGACCTAAAATTAGTTTGTTCTCTttcagcttgttttttttccactttacaTATTATTATGAGAATTTCACTGAAATCATTGCCTCTGTAATCAGTCATCAGAATTGATCAGAAACActtctttttcagtatttctgttgtcttggAATGGTGGCGTGAAAGATTTCAGCTGTAAAACGAGCATTTATCTTTTAAACACAAGAAGCATATTTTCTTACATATTTCTTAGAAAATGAGCCTATAAGCAGTCTTAACCAAGGTGCCTGTGGGAATTGAGACGTTTTAGCTATCCGTGCTTCAGCAGTCTTGCCTACATGAGCACAATTGAAACACGTTTACTTCATTAGAAAAGAATGGTGGGGTCAGCCCACACAGCATATCCTATGGAAATTAAACATAGGAGTCACACATTGATCAGCTTCGAGGTTTTGGCATTGGCTTGTGTGATGTACATAGCAAGAGAGATGTTATGTGTGATGATTCTGCAGGATGGCCAGTGAGGCCTTTTTTCTGCCTTATGACCTGTCTGTTCAAACTCTAGATCAGCATTTTCCCCTGACACTTTCCtttcgttttttttttctgagatttaCATTGTTTCTAGGATATTTTATTATATCTGAAATAAACACATGGATATTTCCTCCTTACATTACTATTTTCAACTGGACTGTCATACCAACCTAATATTGAAGCCAATTACAGGTGCCAGCAAGGTATTCCTTAGCTTAAGATTTTACATTGACCGTTtcctgcagagaagcagcatgAGAATGGATATTACATTTCATGGTAGTTATTGCAGGCCAAAAAGAACCCAGAATGACTTCTGTCCCTAGACTGCAAGGTAGCAGCGAGTATGTTGCTCCCTAAATGATCATCAGGGgaagtttttctttgtggaaACTGACCTCTTGACTAAACATGTTTTTGACTTTAAAATCTTCATGGGCTCTCAACTCtgaaattagtattttttttttttttttcctgtctgacATAACATTTCAGTTCTCTGATGACCTGCTTGACATTTGGTGGCCAGAACACAGGAAG
Above is a window of Colius striatus isolate bColStr4 chromosome 1, bColStr4.1.hap1, whole genome shotgun sequence DNA encoding:
- the KLHL42 gene encoding kelch-like protein 42 produces the protein MSLAERRRREEEEEGEGEEGDGAGAGEEVVQIRLGDKCYPVCKRKLIEQSDYFRALYRSGMREAGQGQEEQLLRGGLSALGLELVLDFINTSCLDRLEQEEGGDEEPPLLEELVEAASYLQVTPLLRLLLSQVRLGNCFELHRLAQVYGLQDLHDACLDFMATHYHQVLQRPDAQPHLLLPHALQQHLKERRMRGTATLVAIGDFVGASPLGLPPACDPQVEAPWSMLRYDEEAESWLPLANSLPPDLVNVRGYGSAMLDNYLFIVGGYRITSQEISAAHCYNPCLNEWSQLASMNQKRSNFKLVAVNGKLYAIGGQSLSNVECYNPENDWWNFVASMPNPLAEFSACECKGKIYVIGGYTTRDRNMNILQYCPTSDSWTNFELCDVHVRKQQMLSVEETIYLVGGCIHELGPNQRSNQSEDMLTVQSYNIATKEWLCLKENMLKSGLNLTCTLHNDGVYILSRDITLSTSLEHRVFLKYNIFTDSWESLRRFPAFGQNMLICSMYLPVVQEV